The sequence GGAAAAATTGTGAGAGGATCTATCCCTTTTTCCCTTAAAAGATATCTCAGCTCCACTTCATAGTCGGATTTCTCGAGCTTTTCGCTCTCTTTAAGCTCCACTACGAAAAGCTTATCCGTAAGTTCCCGTATCGTCCTATAACCCAAACCGAGAAGAGGTCTTATGTACTGAACGTTAAATCTATCTTCAAGACTTCTCGTTTTTCTCTGATCAAGGAAGGGCACTCTGTCATCTCTTCTTGTTCCGTCGCTTATCCTCTCCACATGCCTAAGCTTTGCAACCTCTTCTAGAGCTTTTTCGTGGATAAACTGAATTGCATTGCTAGGATGAGAGTCCCTTATGCACATCTCAGCCGCTTCCTCAAGAATCCCCCTGTCAAGGAAGATTACCTCATGAGAAAAGCCAAGAGCCTCAGCTGTTTCCTTAGCATATTTCCAGCTGTCGAGGATTCCAAAGTTAATAGTAATGAGTTTTACCTCGTATCCAATCTTTCTCAAAATATAAGCCGCAAGCGAAGAATCTTTCCCTCCGCTGTAGAGGTGATAAACCTCCATGGGGTTCACCAGCTGTTAAAAAAGGTTAAAATCATAGGGCACTCCAAAATGGATCCTTTTGGGCCTTCACTTTTGCTGTTTCCTTTAGTGCCCTTATGTCGGTCTCATCCAACATATCTCTGAGCTCCTTCACGAGTCTTATTGCATCATCCCTGCTTATATCGACGTAAAGTATCTCCCCAGGATGGATGTGCCTTCCGACTATTGCACCCTCAATGGCTATAGCAACCTGATCTCCCTTCTTTGCTTCCTGCAGGAAGTCTTCTTTGGATTTTATTGATTTTATAACCCCAATCCGCTCTCCATTTTGCTTCATTAGTGGGTATCCCGGCTTTATCCTACCTTCAATAACCTCTATTCCAACTATTGCTGGATGGCTTCTCCGGAAGATGTAGCGTTCATCTGGGAATATCTTAATTACTCCTGGGAACTTTGTTTGAGCTAAAAGTTCTTTTTTCTTCTTTTCTTCCTCAGCCTTCACCCATGCTTCGTAGTCTTCTATGATTTTATAAATAACGTTGCCGACAAATATCGGGATCTTCTTGGCCTTTGCAACTTCCTCTGCGTCTTCATTGACCTTCACATTAAAACCTATGACAACACCGTAAAGAGGTTCCTCCTCCTTTACGCTAAGTGCCTCCATAACATCCGTTTTGCTTATGTTTCCAACGTCTGCCTTTCTTATTGGAATATTCTTTTCCTGCAGTTCTTTGCTTAGCGCTTCGAGACTTCCTATTGTGTCGGCTTTTACAATAACGCCAACTTTGTCCGTGCTTATAATTACGCTCTTTATCTGCTCAAGGATTTCTCTCTTTGCTCTCTCTATTTCCTCTTCAGTTCTTGCCGCTATAACAGGAGAACCTGCGAGAGCTTCCTCTAAGTTTGGGGCGGCTATCTTAATTCCAGCTGCTGCAGAAACTTCCTCAACCTGATCAAAGCGATATCTTGGATCTCTTATCTCGTCGAGAGGCTTCGGTTTAAGGAGAGCCCTTATTTTTGTGACTATTGCCTTATCCTTGCCACCCACAACTATTATATCGTCTTTTCTGAGTGTTCCATCATAAATTATCACGTCTATTGTTGTCCCAAAGCCTACTTCCTCCCTAACTTCCAAAATAGTTCCTCTCGCGGGACCTTCAACCTCTATCTTCAGCTTCTCTTCGAGATACTTCTGAGCCAAACCCGCTATAAGAACAAGCAATTCTGGAAGGCCTATTCCATATTTGGCTGAAACGGGAATTATGGCGAGTTCCCTTCTGAAGTCCTGAACACGATCGAACCTATTGGCCTGGAAGCCAAGCTCATAGAATTTTCCTATTAGTTCCCAAAGCTTTGTCTCAAGCTCCTGAACTGCCCTTTGATCCTGTTTTTTAATGTTTACCAAGAAAGGCTCGTTTTCAACGATTTTCCATCCTTTAATACGGTCAATTTTATTTGCTGCGACAACAAAGGGAGTTCTGTATTTTCTCAAAATCTCTATGCTCTCAATGGTCTGGGGCTGGAAGCCCTCGTTTATATCAACTACAAGGATTGCCAAATCGGCTAAACTGCCTCCTCTTGCTCTCAAGCTCGTAAAAGCCTCGTGGCCGGGAGTGTCTATAAAGAGCAATCCCGGAAGTTTAATTTCGCCTTTCCACAAACTTAAAAGGGGTCCAGCGAGTTGTTTAACCACTTCAATAGGAACCTCAGTCGCACCAATGTGCTGAGTAATTCCACCCGCTTCTTTCTCAGCTACGCGGGTATTACGTATTCTATCAAGCATCGTGGTCTTCCCATGATCTACGTGTCCAAGAACCGCTATAATTGGCTGTCTAATTTTTTTCATACTCTCACACTCCACAAAACTTTTGATGAGCGTTACGGGATTAACTAAAACGCCCGCTTTTTAAAGGTTAGGGATTAACCTTAAAAATCCCCATGCTTACCACATTTAGTGGTTATCATGGAGAAGAAGACAATGCAAAAGGGTAAGAACTACTACAAGAAAGGAAAGGTTTTATGGGTTCTAAAATACAAAGAAAAGCTGTTTTCCAAGGTTTTGGGCACTTATCCTTATTATGTGGAAGTTGACCTGGAAAGGAACTCCAGCAGGTGCACCTGTCCACAGGGAAAAGACTGCAAGCATGCCGCTGCCACAATAATAGCCTTTGAAGAGGGATTCTACATAGAAAGCCACGAGCCAGTCTCAGAGTTTTTTCCAGAGGTGGCTTTAAAGAGATATCTGTTCCATGAGAATCCGGAATTAGGACTGGAGATTATTTTAAAGGAGCTTCACTACCAGATAAACAACGATGAAAGCGGTAGTGAAGTGGCCAGACTCTTGAGGGAGGCTTTGAAACTCTTCACTCTTGTCCCGTCTAAAGAAAGAGGTTTCCGAATATTGGAAATTTTTAAAGAATTCGAGAGGCTTTTCCCAGATTACAATTTAACCGGAGAGCTGGAAAGGGAAGTCAAAGAAACTCTAGAAGGGTGCTCTCTTTGAGCTTTCTCCTTAAAGAATCATATACCTCATTCCCATCGAGGGTAAGGCTATAGTTAATCCCAGCTTCATCTAAAAGGGCTTTCATTATTTGAAGGGCATATTTTGCCTTAGTGCCCTCCATCTCAACTGAGACGAAATAGCCCTTTCTCTTCCCAAGAATTATGTCAAAATTAAGTCTCTCGGCAAGCTCTACATCAAGAAAAGTTAATTTTTTCTGTGTTTTATACTCCCTCACCATAACGTTTGGGAACTTCTTCCTCAGCTTTTCCACTATCTCCCCTACCTTTTTGTACTCTTGTTCATTGAGCTCTGCAGTGAGTTTGAGTTTTTCCACTATCATGTGCTCCACCGAAAAAGGCCTTCAAAAAAAGCCTTATAAAGTTTGCATCCCCTAAAAGAGCATTGGAAGGTGGTAATATGAAGGCCATATACAGGGGCATGTGTCCTAACTGTGAGGACAGGATAGGTGATTTACGTTTATACAAGAAGCATCCTTGTGAGGTCTGCTTGGATGAGGAAATAAAAGCCGAAGTGTATTTTGATCTGATAAAAGGAATTAGGGATGCCCTAAAGCTCAGAGGAACTTTAAAACACTGGGAAGAGCTATATTCTCTTGAGAAAAAGCTGAATGAGGCTGAAGAACTTTTCAAGAAAGCTACCGGCTTCACGTTTTGGAGCGCCCAAAAAACTTGGGTTAAGCGTTTAGTGAGGGGAAAAAGTTTCTCTATAATCGCCCCTACTGGAATGGGAAAAAGCGTTTTTGGGGCTTTTATGTCGATTTACTATGCAAAAAAGGGTAAAAAATCATATATAATTTTGCCGACAACACCTCTGGTGATTCAAACAATCAAGAGAGTCCAGACATTTGCAGAAAAAGCCGGGGTAAGCGTTAACTTAGCTTACTACCACGGAAACATGAAGAAAAAAGAGAAGGAAGAAATGCTCCAAAAAATTCAGAATGGAGATTTTGACATCCTTATAACCTCCGCACAGTATTTAGCAAGGAATTTTGATCTCTTGAAGGATAAGAGGTTCGATTTTATATTTGTGGATGATGTTGATGCATTCCTCAAAGCCTCAAAGAACATAGACCGCTCCCTTATTCTCCTCGGTTTTACCGAAGAGATTATTCAGAAGGCTTGGGAGATTATAAAACTCAAAAAGCAGATGGCAAAATACCTCAACGGCAACAGTAAGGACAAAAATGAAAAGCTAAAAGAGCTGAACAAGCAGATAAATGCAGTTGAGAGGGAGATTAGAAAGTTTAAGCGAGAAAACAAAATTGGAGTTCTAATCGTAGCTTCCGCCACTGGAAGTGGTAGAGGAGATAGAATAAAGCTTTACCGTGAGCTTTTGGATTTCGAGGTGGGAAGCGGCAGATCTGCGTTGAGAAACGTCGTGGACAGCTATATCTTCCCCGAAAAGCCAATAGAGGAGCACGTCAAAGAGCTGTTAAAAGCTTTAGGCTCGGGAGGACTCATATTCGTCCCAATTGACCAAGGAATAGTGTATGCAGAGAAACTAACGAATTACCTGCAGGATTTAGGATTTAAGGTGGAGTTAGTTTCGGCAAGGAACAAAAAGGGGCTTGAAAGATTCGAGAAGGGAGAGGTTGACTACCTAATAGGGGTTGCTACATATTATGGCTCTATTGTTAGGGGATTAGACTTGCCCCATCTAATAAGATATGCCATATTTACTGGAGTTCCAAAGTTCCGGTTCAGCATAGACCTCGAACAGCCCACCATATATAGGGTTTTAGGACTGATGAGTGAGGTCATGGAATTCCTCGAAAATGAGGATAGGAGAAACGCCGAAAAGCTGTACGCTAGGCTAAGGAGGCTCATAAGGAATATCCCGCAGTTTGAAATCTTAAAAATAGAAGAAGCACTGGCAGAAGGGCTACCCCTAGAGGGGTTCTCGAATCACGTTCTTGAAGTTTTTAAGGAAGCCGTTGAGTTCCTTAGAAGCGTATTAAAGAAGCCCGAAGTCCTAAAAAGAATAGAAGAAGATCCTTTTGTTAGCCTCAAAAAAGAGGAAGGAAAATGGTACATAGAGATCCCTGACGTGAGGACGTATATACAGGCCACAGGAAGAACTTCGAGACTTTTTGCTGGAGGTATTACAAGGGGACTCAGCGTTGTGATAGTGGACAATGAGAAGGTTTTCAATGGCTTGAAGAGGCAGATGCGCTGGCGCTTTGCGGAGTTTGATATGAAGCCCTTCAATGAGCTCAATTTGGAAGAGTTACTGAAAGAGATTGACGCTGATAGGGAGAAAGTCAGGCTCATCATGGAGGGTAAAATAGCAGAAAAGACAAAAGACCTTGTAAAATCTGCCCTTATGATAGTAGAATCACCAAACAAAGCCAGAACTATTGCGAGTTTCTTTGGACAGCCAAGCAAGAGGCGTATTGGTGATTTGGTAGCGTATGAAGTAAGCATAGGAGAACTAATGCTCACCATATTGGCAAGCGGAGGACATATGTTCGATCTCGTTACAAACGAAGGTTACCATGGAGTTTTGATAAAGGAAAACGACGGAAAGCTCTACTTTATCCCGGTTTACGATACCTTAAAGCGCTGTAGAGAGTGCGGACATCAATTTGTGGACTGGGAAAAGAAAGGGGTATGTCCTAGATGTGGTTCAAGAGACGTGAGGGATGCCCTCGAAAATGTGATTGCAATGAGGGAAATCGCTCAGGAAGTTGACGAAATACTGATTGGAACGGATCCCGATGTTGAGGGTGAAAAGATTGCATGGGACATAAGAAACGTCCTCTCTCCGTATACTCCAACCATAAAGAGGATAGAGTTCCATGAGGTTACGAGGCCCGCTATTCTAAAGGCCCTTAAAGAGGCAAGAGACGTAAACGAGGCAAGGGTAAATGCCCAGCTTGTGAGGAGAATAGAGGACAGGTGGATAGGATTTGAGCTCAGCCAGAAGCTCTGGGAGGTTTTTGAGAACACTTACCTTTCAGCTGGAAGAGTTCAAACCCCCGTTCTAGGCTGGGTCATAGAGAGATACAGAGAATTCGTGGAAAGTGAAACCGATTTCATGAGGCTGACACTCGAAAACGACTTGGAAGTGACACTGGAGGGAGTTAAGGAAGAAGTTCAAGAAGTTATCGTGGAAGAAGTCCAGCTGGAAGAGAGAGACCTAAATCCCCTCCCACCGTATACCACCGATACAATGCTCCAGGATGCCTCAAGATTCCTAGGATTTTCAACCGACTACACTATGAGACTTGCCCAAGACCTCTTCGAACTCGGTCTGGTAACTTACATAAGAACAGATTCCACCCATGTGAGCAACGTTGGTATTGAAGTTGCCAAGGAATACATCACCGAAGAGGTCGGTGAGGATTACTTTGCTCCGAGGAAGTGGGGTGAAGAGGGAGCACACGAGTGTATAAGACCTACAAGACCCATAGACACTGGAAGACTCATGCAGCTGCTGAGGGATGGAATAATAACCCTTGCAAGGGGTCTAACAAGAGACCACTTCAGACTCTACGATATGATATTCAAGCGCTTTATGACCTCTCAAATGAAAGCGGCAAAAATACTTTATGAAAAGGCAGTTATTGATGCAAAGGTAGCAAAAGCGGAAATAGAGGGTTACGTGGAGATACTCTTCGATGGATGGACAAGACTTAGGAATCCTCCACTAAGACAGCTTCCCAAACTTGAAAAAGGACAAAGGATTAAGGTTAAGGACATCAAGAAATGGAGGGCTCCAAAAGTACCCCTGTTTACTCAAGGAGACATAATTGCCCTAATGAAGGAGCGCAAAATCGGTAGGCCTTCTACGTATGCAAAGATAGTCAAAACTCTCTTGGACAGGCACTACGTTATCGAAACGAAGGGAAGGAAGAAGTTAGTGCCAACGGAACTAGGCACGAAGGTTTACCACTACCTAATCACAAAATACAAGGAGCTTGTGAGTGAGGAAAGAACCAGGCAGCTGGAAGAGCTCATGGATCTTGTGGAGGAAAACAAGATAGATTACCAAGAAGTGCTGAACGATATGTACGAGGAGATAAGAAAGTACATTGCCTAATCTCTCTTTTTTCTATTAATGAAAAAGAAGAGAAGGAAATCACTCTTTCTTATGCTTCATTTTCCAGTTGTGCCATCTGTATAAAGCCGCAAGTGACCTAATAGCCCTTTCGGGCTCTGGATACGCTGGGATGCCGTTCTCGTTGAGCATGTCAATTGCTTCTTTAGCCTCAACGCCACCAACTATGGCAACCACTATTGGCTTCTTCCTTCCGCTTGCCTCATATTCCTTGATGACTATCTTTGCGAGGTCTCTTGGATCAAGAACAGCTGTCTGGCAGTAGAGGACTGCTATGGCGTGCATCTCTGGATGGGCTAATGCGTCTCTAACTGCACCTTCGTAAGCCTCAGCTCCGGCCATACCCGTTAAGTCCACTGGATTCTTATAGCTTCCAAAGGGTGGCATGTGGTTTGCAAAGATCTTAAGCTCCTCAAGGTTGTCATAGAGCTTCAATCCTTCTTCCTCAGCAGCGTCAGTGGCCATAACGCCTATTCCACCACCGTTTGTGAGGATTACAACGTTATCTCCCTCGGGCTCTGGGAGGTTTGAAAGGGTTCTTGCCCAGTCGAAAGCCTCGCCAATTGTTAATGCTCTTAAAACACCGCTCTGCTTGAATGCGGCTGTATAAATGCTATCTGCACCAGCAAGTGAACCCGTATGAGATGCAGCAGCCTTGGCTCCCCTCTCGCTCCTTCCAGCTTTGATAACTATGATCGGCTTCTTCATTGAAACCCTCTTCGCAACTTCCATGAATCTTCTTCCGTCCTTCACACCTTCCATGTAGATTAAGATTGCCCCCGTGTTTTCGTCGGTCTCAAAGTATTCGAGCATGTCTGCATCGTCAAGATCGCTCTTGTTTCCAATGCTAACAACAGCCGAAAGACCGACCTTCTCAAGTATTGTCCATCCCATAAGGGCTATTCCGAGGGCACCGCTTTGAGAGACAAGTGCAAGCTTTCCGGGCATTACATCTGTCGGACCAAAGGTTGCATTAAGCTTGGCTGGGGTGTAAACAACACCGAAGATGTTTGGACCGAGTATCCTCATTCCGTACTTGTGGGCTGTCTCAACTAATTGCTGCTCAACTTTCTTTCCTTCCTCGCCAAGTTCTCCAAAACCCGAGCTGATAATCGGAAGTACTTTTACTCCCTTCTTTCCACATTCCTCTACAACCTGTGGGACAAACTTAGCTGGAACAACTATAACTGCCATGTCTACTTCATCCGGGACATCGAGGATGCTCTTGTATACTGGGAACTTTTTTCCGCTGATCTCTATCTCCCCACCCTTAACGTTAACTGCGTAGATTTTGCCCTCGTAGCCGTAATCGACAAGGTTCTTCATGATAGCGTATCCTATCTTCCCAGGCTTACCAGAAGCGCCTATAACGGCAACGCTCTTTGGTTTGAAAAGTGCTTCTATGCTCATTTCCTTCACCTCATGAACTTTACAAAGGTTAATGCGAAAGAGGAGTTATAACTTTTCTCTTATTCATTTGACGACTTGGATATCGGCGTTTGTTAAAGGAACCAATGGTTTTGAACGATAATTGAAGAATGATCATGCATCCTGCAGTTGTCGTATCTACCCAAAGATGCTAAAGGAGCAATGCTTTAAAGCCATGAAGAGAAAATAGAAAATGGTGATGACCCTTCCCCTCCCTGAGAGGGTGATGAACACACCGGTAGGCTGATAAAGATGACGAGGATGGAGGATGAAAAAACAGCCCAATATACCCAAATTCACAAACTTTTCAGGAAAGCCTTAGAGATTTCCTTTGATACAGTTGTTATGGTGTTCCTGTTTTTCATACTCTACCTCACCCTATACTCCATCTACCTCAACTTTAAGCTAACTTACAAAACCAACGACCCAAAACTTCTGATTGCGAACATACTGGTGACGATTATCCTAATAGAAACCTACAGAATCTTGATAATCTATTTAAGGCAGCACCGTGTGAGCATATCTCATATTCTTGAGGTTGGAATTGTTGCACTTGTCCAAAAGCTCATCGTTGCCTCGGATTTTAAGGAGCTCGATGCCTTAAAGCTCTTTGCTGTTGGTGGATTGCTTTTTATACTTGGTCACCTATACATTAGGATAGGTGGTGAGTAATGGGAGTCCAGATTGGTGAGCTTTTACCAAGAAAAGAGCTTGAGCTTGAAAATTTAAATGGGAGAAAAGTTGCGATAGATGCATTTAACGCTATTTACCAGTTTCTCTCAACAATAAGACAACGAGATGGGACTCCTTTAATGGATTCCAAGGGAAGAATAACGTCCCATCTTTCAGGGCTTTTTTACAGGACTATAAACCTAATGGAAGCGGGAATAAAGCCTGCGTATGTATTCGATGGGAAGCCTCCAGAGTTCAAGAAAAAAGAGCTTGAAAAAAGAGCTGAGGCTAGGGAGGAAGCGCAGGAAAAATGGGAGGAAGCCCTAGCAAGGGGAGACTTAGAAGAGGCGAAGAAATATGCACAGCGGGCGAGCAAAGTAAATGAGATGCTTATCGAGGATGCTAAGAAGCTTTTGGAGCTTATGGGCATCCCATGGGTGCAGGCTCCTAGCGAAGGTGAAGCGCAGGCAGCTTATATGGCATCTAAAGGGCACGTTTGGGCCTCGGCGAGCCAGGACTACGACTCGCTCCTCTTCGGAACACCAAGGCTAGTGAGAAACCTCACCATAACTGGAAAGAGAAAGCTTCCTGGGAAGGATATTTACGTAGAAGTTAAACCGGAGCTCATAGTTCTTGAAGAGGTGTTAAAGGAGCTTAAGATAACGAGGGAGAAGTTGGTAGAGCTTGCAATTCTCGTGGGAACGGACTACAATCCTGGAGGCATAAAAGGGATTGGACCAAAAAAGGCCCTTGAAATAGTCAAATACTCCAAAGATCCTCTGGCAAAGTACCAAAAAATGAGCGATGTTGATCTCTATGCAATAAAGGAGTTCTTCCTAAACCCGCCGACAACAGACGAATACAAGCTCGAATGGAAAATGCCCGATGAAGAAGGAATACTGAAGTTTCTCTGTGATGAGCACGATTTCAGTGAAGAAAGAGTTAAAAACGGCTTAGAAAGGCTTAAAAAAGCGGTTAAGGCAGGAAGACAGTTTACGCTGGACAGCTGGTTTAAAAAGTGAAAAGCGGATTTCCAGAAAATATACTCAAAGCGGGAGCTTTAGCCCTAGTTTTTCTACCATTTCTTTGTATCTGTTTCTTACTGTGACTTCTGTTACTCTTGCAACTTCGGCAACTTCCCTCTGAGTCCTCTTCTCACCCTCTAGAAGACCGGCAATGTACAAGGCTGCAGCAACAAGGCCAGCAGGGCTTTTACCACTCGTCAAGCCCATCCCGTAAGCTTTCTCAAGGAGCTCTATTGCCCTTCTCCTCGTCCTCTCGCTCAGGCCAAGCTCATCGGCAAACTTGTTCACATAATCCGTCGGCTTCACGAAGAGCTTCTTGGGAGTCAAGTTCAAATTCCTCGCAATGAACCTGAAGCTCCTGCCAATTTCTTTCTTGTCAACCTTGGCAATATCGGCAATCTCATCAAGAGTCCTTGGAATCTTCAAGAGCCTGCAGGCGGCGTAAACACAAGCCGCAATAACGCTCTCAATCGACTTTCCCCTGATAAGCCCCTTTCTAACAGCCTCTCTGTAAAGCCTCGCCGCTTCCTCCTCAACGTGCTTTGGAAGGTTTAACCTCGCACCAAGCCTGTCAAGCTCACTCAAGGCAAAAGCAAGGTTTCTCTCGGCGGCATCGCTAACTCTCAGCCTGCTCTGCCACTTCCTGAGACGATAAATTTTCTCCCTCATCAAGCCCTTAACATTCCTGTCATAACCAATATCCGTCGAAAGACCCTTATCGTGCAGCAGAATGCTCTCAGGCGCGCCAGTCCTAGAACGCTTCTCCCTCTGAGAAGCATCAAATGCCCTCCACTCGGGACCCATATCAATCATGTTTTCCTGAATTACAAAACCGCAATTTGCACAGATTACTTCTCCCCTTTCGGGGTCATAAACAAACTTATCGGAACCGCAAACTGGGCAAACCCTATGCTTAGTCACAATTACACCCCCACGGTCAGTAAACTTGTCAATCCCCATATATAAATCTTAAGTTTTTCCAAACTTTGATATTGAATTTGTTATCCAGTTTACATGCTCTTTTTTAAAGGTGATCTTCTCAAGCACTCTGACATCGTCTTCAAGGACGTTGACATACACCCAAAGGAAAACTGGATCTTTCTCACTTCCAACAACAAGGTTGCGGTAAAGAATGTCAAGAGTCCCATCACTACTCTTTCTTGCCGATAATGGCTTCCAGATATCCAAACTAACCTCGCCCTTTTCATTTAGTATCCTGATGACGTCTTTAATTTTCACGTTTTTGTCACCATTTAATCCTAAATTCTCTTCTCGTTCTGGCATCTATTTGAGCTAAAATCTTTTTAAGTTTTTCATCCGTGATTCTCTCGGTTATCTGGCCGGCTTGGTATAACTGAACGAGAATTAACTCTACTTGTCTCGCAAGCTCAGGCCTCACAAGCTTAACCCTCGCGAGCCTTTCCCTCGCCTCAGGTGTGAGAATTTGCTTCATTATGGCATTTAGCTGAGCTTCTAATTCCATCTCCTGCCTTACCCTTTCTTCTTCCTCTTTCTGCTGCTCTGCAAGTCTCTTCTGAAGCTCCAAAAGTTTTTTCTTTCTAATCTCCTCTATGTCCTCAGCCATTTTTCTCTCACCCCGCCGAGTGAATTTATGATATGGCAGTTAAAAAGTTATTGCAGAGATTGCAAAAAGTTTAAAGAACTAGTGTATACTATACACTGGAGGTAGAAATGAAAAACAAGATGATAGTAAGCCAGTGCATCATGGCACTTCTATTTTTCACGGTATTGTTGCCCCCAATAAATGCCTCTTCAACGGCATGGTGTGAAAGTTGTTCTCAAGTTGTAATTGCAAATGAAGGTATCTTCGCTTACAACGGCAGTGATTTTATCGACTTAACATGGCACTTAAAAACTGGGATAACTGATCCCTCTGACCTTCGAGAATTTATCTCAAATGTTGAAGTTGTCACCCTTGGAAATCTGGTTCTAGTGTACTCCAACTATCACGACTCTATCTATATGGGAATTTACAATGGTAGTGTTCCAATTAAAATGAGCCCTGTTGTGGAGTGGTACTCTTGGGGCCCAAAAGATATAATAGTTTACAATGGCAGTATCTTCTTTGTCGCTGAGAGCGGTGGTGGTCCTCATTATGCAAGTGATGTTGTGTTTCAGCTGGATCCACAAACACTTAAAGTTGAGAAAAAATGGGATCTCGCTTGGGATGCCAGAGAAGCAATAGCTCCAGATAACGCTGGCAATACGCCCTATGCTTGGGTTAATCTTGGGTTAGATAAAAAAGGAATGCTGTGGGCAAAAGTGGACATGATATTTCCAAACACAACTCTTTACTATCTATACAATGGAACTGATTTCATCATGACTAATAAAACTCCAAAAATCCATCCATATACGGCACCTTATGGAACGTTTAAAATTGAGATCAATCGTGGTTTAATGTATCATCTTCCTACATTTTATTCTCTGTATGTTCCGACTCGCTATATCCTCGTAGAGAACAAAAGAAGGAAAGATGTTACAGACGAGATAAAAAGGCTCGCCAGAAGTGTTGAGCCATTATACCCGATTATGGGTTTCTGGGACGAGAGTAGAGGGGAGTGGATTGTTACTTACCTTCTCTATGGCCTTCCCTTGGCTTATAGGGTCAATAAAACTTGTGCTACACCTCTTGATATCGATTATTTGCCCCTCGCCAGTTATCTGGGAGATTATGTTGTTTTGGGCAATGGAACACTAAGATGGAAAAATTATACGGTGGAAATTCCAACAATAAGACAGTCTGGAGACACTTATTATCCCTGGCAGGAAGGATATGTTTCGTTGGAACTTTATCAAAAGAATGGACACCCTGTAATAGCACTTCCCTGGGAAGTACGACAAAATGAAAGTAGAAGATCAAAAAAGGGATATCTTGCTTACGAGGTCACCGAAAAAGGCTTCTTAATACTCAATACAACTGACGAAAGAAAACTGGGCAAAAACCTAATCCCACCAAGAGTGTTTATGGGCAAATGGAACAATATGACAGGAGTACTTATAGTTAGTATCTCAAATAAAACAGCTTTTCTTATAACAGAGAATGGAAAAATCCCAGTAAACTTCACCGTAGCAAAAAGAACCAGCCACGTTGTGGTTGGAAATGATACCTTTTTATTTATGACGTATCATGAAGCGTATGTTCTACCGCCATGGACGGAGCCAATAGATGTAAACAAAATACTTGAACAATCTCGCAAATTGAACTGGGAATGTCCAAAAGAAAAAGAAGATGAATGGATAAAAAAGGTTACTCCCTTTGCAGGAGTTGTCACAATTGCAGTTTTCATAACGCTATTAATATTTTTGGAGAAAAGGAAATGAGAGTTTACATTCAGTACTTCTTAAGCTCTGGGATTACCTCTTCGAGCTCCTTCTTGAGCTCTGTAGCTGCTTTGTCAAGGAAGCTCCTTCCCTTTGGTGTAACTACCCTTCCCTCTCC comes from Thermococcus litoralis DSM 5473 and encodes:
- the acs gene encoding acetate--CoA ligase alpha subunit, yielding MSIEALFKPKSVAVIGASGKPGKIGYAIMKNLVDYGYEGKIYAVNVKGGEIEISGKKFPVYKSILDVPDEVDMAVIVVPAKFVPQVVEECGKKGVKVLPIISSGFGELGEEGKKVEQQLVETAHKYGMRILGPNIFGVVYTPAKLNATFGPTDVMPGKLALVSQSGALGIALMGWTILEKVGLSAVVSIGNKSDLDDADMLEYFETDENTGAILIYMEGVKDGRRFMEVAKRVSMKKPIIVIKAGRSERGAKAAASHTGSLAGADSIYTAAFKQSGVLRALTIGEAFDWARTLSNLPEPEGDNVVILTNGGGIGVMATDAAEEEGLKLYDNLEELKIFANHMPPFGSYKNPVDLTGMAGAEAYEGAVRDALAHPEMHAIAVLYCQTAVLDPRDLAKIVIKEYEASGRKKPIVVAIVGGVEAKEAIDMLNENGIPAYPEPERAIRSLAALYRWHNWKMKHKKE
- a CDS encoding phosphate-starvation-inducible PsiE family protein, whose product is MTRMEDEKTAQYTQIHKLFRKALEISFDTVVMVFLFFILYLTLYSIYLNFKLTYKTNDPKLLIANILVTIILIETYRILIIYLRQHRVSISHILEVGIVALVQKLIVASDFKELDALKLFAVGGLLFILGHLYIRIGGE
- the fen gene encoding flap endonuclease-1; translated protein: MGVQIGELLPRKELELENLNGRKVAIDAFNAIYQFLSTIRQRDGTPLMDSKGRITSHLSGLFYRTINLMEAGIKPAYVFDGKPPEFKKKELEKRAEAREEAQEKWEEALARGDLEEAKKYAQRASKVNEMLIEDAKKLLELMGIPWVQAPSEGEAQAAYMASKGHVWASASQDYDSLLFGTPRLVRNLTITGKRKLPGKDIYVEVKPELIVLEEVLKELKITREKLVELAILVGTDYNPGGIKGIGPKKALEIVKYSKDPLAKYQKMSDVDLYAIKEFFLNPPTTDEYKLEWKMPDEEGILKFLCDEHDFSEERVKNGLERLKKAVKAGRQFTLDSWFKK
- a CDS encoding transcription initiation factor IIB; the encoded protein is MTKHRVCPVCGSDKFVYDPERGEVICANCGFVIQENMIDMGPEWRAFDASQREKRSRTGAPESILLHDKGLSTDIGYDRNVKGLMREKIYRLRKWQSRLRVSDAAERNLAFALSELDRLGARLNLPKHVEEEAARLYREAVRKGLIRGKSIESVIAACVYAACRLLKIPRTLDEIADIAKVDKKEIGRSFRFIARNLNLTPKKLFVKPTDYVNKFADELGLSERTRRRAIELLEKAYGMGLTSGKSPAGLVAAALYIAGLLEGEKRTQREVAEVARVTEVTVRNRYKEMVEKLGLKLPL
- a CDS encoding DNA-binding protein gives rise to the protein MAEDIEEIRKKKLLELQKRLAEQQKEEEERVRQEMELEAQLNAIMKQILTPEARERLARVKLVRPELARQVELILVQLYQAGQITERITDEKLKKILAQIDARTRREFRIKW